The Triticum aestivum cultivar Chinese Spring chromosome 7B, IWGSC CS RefSeq v2.1, whole genome shotgun sequence genome window below encodes:
- the LOC123159999 gene encoding ABC transporter G family member 44, which produces MDTGEAAFGVASLRLGSRASSSRAGDDDDEEALMWAALERLPTHARVRKGIVGDDGSRGGGGFVDVAGLGFQERTRLLDRLVRVAEEDHERFLHKLKQRIDRVGIDFPTIEVRYDHLNIEALAHVGNRGLPTFINTTLNSLETLANFLRIIPNKKIPINILHDVNGIIKPKRMTLLLGPPGSGKTTLLLALAGKLGSDLKVSGKVTYNGHGMNEFVAQRSAAYISQHDLHIAEMTVRETLAFSARCQGVGSRYDMLTELSRREKAANIKPDPDLDVYMKAISVGGQDTNIITDYILKILGLDICADTMVGDDMLRGISGGQRKRVTTGEMMVGAERALFMDEISTGLDSSTTYQIVKSLGLITNILSGTTVISLLQPAPETYNLFDDIILLSDGHIVYQGPREHVLEFFESMGFKCPDRKGVADFLQEVTSRKDQPQYWARSNRRYQYVPVKEFARAFQAFHVGQSLSAELSRPFDRSQCHPASLTTSTYGASKTELLRACIEREWLLMKRNMFVYRFRAFQLLIMTVIVMTLFLRTNMHHRTVNDGIVYLGALFFAIVAHMFNGFSELALATIKLPVFFKQRDYLFFPAWAYAIPTWILKIPISCVEVAITVFLGYYVIGFDPDVGRLFKQYLLLLFVNQMAAGLFRFIAALGRTMVVANTLASFALLVLLVLSGFVLSHHDVKKWWIWGYWMSPLQYAMSAIAVNEFLGDKWQRVLQGSNRTLGIDVLKSRGFFTEAKWYWIGVGALVGYVIVFNILFTLALSYLKPLGKSQQILSEDALKEKHANITGETPDGSISAAAGNINSSRRNSAAPEDSGRRGMVLPFAPLAVAFNNMRYSVDMPAEMKAQGVDEDRLLLLKGVSGSFKPGVLTALMGVSGAGKTTLMDVLAGRKTGGYIEGDISISGYPKKQETFARISGYCEQNDIHSPNVTVYESLVYSAWLRLPSDVESETRKMFIEQVMELVELNSLRDALVGLPGVNGLSTEQRKRLTIAVELVANPSIIFMDEPTSGLDARAAAIVMRTVRNTVDTGRTVVCTIHQPSIDIFEAFDELFLMKRGGEEIYVGPLGHQSCDLIQYFEGIERVSKIKPGYNPATWMLEVTSQAQEDILGVSFAEVYKNSDLYQRNQSMIRDISRAPAGSKDLYFPTQYSQSSITQCMACLWKQHLSYWRNPQYTVVRFFFSLVVALMFGTIFWQLGGKRSRTQDLFNAMGSMYAAVLFMGISYSSSVQPVVAVERTVFYRERAAGMYSALPYAFGQVVVELPYVLVQSLAYGVIVYAMIGFQWDVKKFCWYLYFMYFTLLYFTYYGMLAVGLTPSYNIASIVSSFFYGVWNLFSGFVISRPTMPVWWRWYSWVCPVSWTLYGLVASQFGDLMEPLQDSGVPIDAFLKSFFGFQHDFLGVVAVVTAGFAVLFAVAFGLSIKVLNFQRR; this is translated from the exons ATGGACACGGGGGAGGCGGCGTTCGGGGTGGCGAGCCTGCGGCTGGGCTCCCGGGCGTCGTCGTCCAGGGCgggcgacgatgacgacgaggaggcgctCATGTGGGCGGCGCTCGAGAGGCTGCCCACGCACGCCCGCGTCCGCAAGGGCATAGTCGGGGATGACGGCAGCCGCGGTGGTGGCGGGTTCGTCGACGTCGCCGGCCTCGGGTTCCAGGAGCGGACGCGCTTGCTCGACCGGCTCGTGCGCGTCGCCGAGGAGGACCACGAGCGCTTCTTGCACAAGCTCAAGCAGAGGATCGACAG AGTTGGGATCGACTTTCCGACGATCGAAGTGCGATACGACCACCTCAACATCGAGGCGCTGGCACATGTGGGGAACAGAGGCttgcccaccttcatcaacaccacTCTGAATTCTCTAGAG ACATTAGCCAATTTTCTTCGTATAATTCCGAACAAGAAGATACCCATCAACATCCTGCATGATGTCAATGGAATTATCAAGCCAAAGAG GATGACGTTACTATTAGGGCCACCAGGATCTGGGAAGACTACACTGCTTCTTGCTCTGGCAGGGAAACTAGGCTCTGATCTAAAG GTTTCAGGAAAAGTGACATACAATGGGCATGGAATgaatgagtttgtggctcagagaTCAGCAGCTTACATATCCCAACATGACCTCCATATCGCCGAGATGACGGTACGGGAAACCTTGGCCTTCTCAGCCAGATGCCAAGGGGTTGGAAGTAGATACG ACATGCTTACTGAGCTATCAAGAAGGGAGAAAGCCGCAAATATCAAACCAGACCCAGATCTTGATGTCTACATGAAGGCAATATCAGTGGGCGGTCAGGATACAAATATCATCACTGATTACATCCTCAAG ATTTTAGGGCTTGACATTTGCGCTGACACCATGGTCGGAGATGATATGCTGAGAGGAATCTCAGGGGGACAACGCAAACGTGTCACAACTG GTGAGATGATGGTCGGAGCGGAAAGAGCACTGTTCATGGATGAAATCTCCACTGGCCTGGATAGCTCTACCACATACCAGATAGTGAAATCACTTGGACTAATCACCAACATCCTCAGTGGCACAACTGTCATTTCCTTGTTGCAACCTGCACCAGAAACATATAATTTGTTTGATGACATAATCCTCTTGTCGGATGGTCACATTGTGTATCAAGGGCCACGCGAACATGTGCTTGAATTCTTCGAATCCATGGGCTTCAAATGTCCCGACCGGAAAGGCGTTGCCGACTTTTTGCAAGAA GTGACATCAAGGAAAGATCAGCCACAATACTGGGCAAGGAGTAACAGGAGATACCAATACGTCCCAGTCAAGGAGTTTGCCCGTGCATTCCAGGCATTTCATGTTGGCCAGAGTTTATCTGCGGAGCTCTCTCGCCCTTTCGACAGGAGCCAGTGCCACCCTGCTTCACTGACGACCTCGACGTACGGCGCCAGCAAGACAGAGCTGCTGCGTGCGTGCatcgagagggagtggttgctcatgaaaAGGAATATGTTTGTCTACCGCTTCCGGGCTTTTCAG CTTCTGATAATGACAGTAATCGTGATGACACTGTTCCTGCGCACAAACATGCACCATCGTACGGTTAACGACGGCATTGTTTACCTAGGTGCTCTGTTCTTCGCTATAGTTGCCCACATGTTCAACGGTTTCTCTGAGCTCGCTTTGGCCACCATAAAATTGCCGGTCTTCTTCAAGCAAAGAGATTACCTCTTCTTTCCTGCATGGGCTTACGCCATACCAACTTGGATCCTCAAGATACCGATATCTTGCGTCGAGGTCGCCATCACAGTATTCTTGGGTTACTACGTCATTGGGTTCGATCCAGATGTTGGAAG GTTGTTCAAGCAGTACTTGCTGCTGTTGTTTGTCAATCAGATGGCTGCAGGATTGTTCAGGTTTATCGCAGCATTGGGCAGGACCATGGTTGTTGCAAATACACTGGCGTCCTTCGCACTTCTTGTGCTGCTCGTGCTCAGTGGATTCGTCCTGTCACATC ATGATGTGAAGAAATGGTGGATCTGGGGCTACTGGATGTCACCTCTTCAGTATGCCATGAGTGCCATTGCTGTAAACGAGTTCCTTGGGGATAAATGGCAACGG GTTCTCCAGGGGTCCAACAGAACTCTAGGAATAGATGTGCTCAAGTCCAGGGGCTTTTTCACTGAGGCAAAATGGTACTGGATTGGCGTTGGGGCACTCGTGGGATACGTCATCGTGTTCAACATCCTCTTCACCCTCGCTCTAAGCTACCTTAAAC CGTTGGGGAAATCTCAGCAAATTCTTTCAGAGGATGCACTGAAGGAGAAGCATGCCAATATCACCGGCGAAACTCCTGATGGCTCTATCTCTGCAGCTGCAG GGAACATCAACAGCTCAAGGAGAAATTCTGCCGCCCCAGAAGACAGTGGTAGGAGGGGAATGGTCCTGCCTTTTGCGCCGCTTGCTGTTGCCTTCAACAACATGAGATACTCTGTTGACATGCCTGCG GAAATGAAAGCACAAGGTGTTGATGAAGATAGGCTGCTTCTGCTGAAGGGAGTCAGTGGCAGTTTCAAGCCGGGAGTCCTGACGGCGTTGATGGGGGTTAGTGGCGCCGGCAAGACCACACTGATGGATGTGTTGGCTGGCAGGAAGACTGGAGGCTACATCGAAGGCGACATCTCAATATCCGGCTACCCGAAGAAGCAGGAGACCTTTGCTCGTATCTCGGGTTACTGTGAGCAGAATGACATCCACTCACCAAATGTGACCGTGTATGAGTCCCTGGTCTACTCCGCATGGCTCAGACTGCCTTCCGATGTCGAGTCGGAAACAAGAAAG ATGTTCATAGAGCAAGTGATGGAGCTGGTAGAACTGAATTCACTGAGAGATGCGCTTGTTGGACTGCCTGGAGTGAACGGCCTGTCAACGGAGCAGAGGAAGAGGCTGACGATCGCCGTCGAGCTTGTCGCTAACCCCTCTATAATATTCATGGATGAGCCTACCTCCGGCCTTGATGCCAGGGCCGCGGCTATTGTCATGAGGACGGTGAGGAACACCGTCGACACGGGCAGGACAGTTGTTTGCACCATCCACCAGCCTAGCATCGACATTTTCGAAGCCTTTGATGAG CTGTTCCTGATGAAGAGAGGAGGGGAGGAGATATACGTGGGTCCTCTGGGGCACCAGTCGTGTGACCTCATCCAATACTTTGAG GGAATCGAACGGGTCAGCAAGATCAAACCAGGGTACAATCCGGCGACTTGGATGCTGGAAGTGACCTCACAGGCACAAGAAGACATACTAGGTGTCAGTTTCGCAGAAGTCTACAAGAACTCAGACCTGTACCA GAGAAACCAGAGCATGATCAGGGACATCAGCAGGGCCCCTGCTGGCTCCAAGGATCTCTACTTCCCCACGCAGTACTCGCAGAGCTCCATCACCCAATGCATGGCGTGTCTGTGGAAGCAGCACCTGTCCTACTGGAGGAACCCTCAGTACACCGTGGTccgcttcttcttctccctcgtcgTCGCGCTCATGTTCGGCACCATATTCTGGCAACTTGGGGGCAAGAGGTCGAGGACGCAGGACCTGTTCAACGCGATGGGGTCCATGTACGCTGCGGTGCTCTTCATGGGGATCTCCTACTCGTCGTCGGTGCAGcccgtggtggcggtggagcggacGGTGTTCTACCGGGAGCGGGCGGCCGGGATGTACTCAGCGCTGCCATACGCGTTCGGACAGGTGGTGGTGGAGCTCCCCTACGTGCTGGTGCAGTCGCTGGCGTACGGGGTGATCGTTTACGCCATGATCGGCTTCCAGTGGGACGTGAAGAAGTTCTGCTGGTACCTCTACTTCATGTACTTCACGCTGCTCTACTTCACCTACTATGGCATGCTCGCCGTAGGGCTCACCCCCAGCTACAACATCGCCTCCATCGTCTCGTCCTTCTTCTACGGCGTGTGGAACCTCTTCTCGGGCTTCGTCATCTCGCGGCCAACAATGCCCGTGTGGTGGAGGTGGTACTCGTGGGTGTGCCCGGTGTCATGGACGCTCTATGGGCTGGTGGCCTCACAGTTCGGTGACCTCATGGAGCCTCTCCAGGACAGCGGCGTGCCCATCGACGCCTTCCTCAAGAGCTTCTTCGGATTCCAACACGACTTCCTGGGCGTCGTCGCCGTTGTTACTGCCGGGTTCGCTGTCCTGTTCGCCGTCGCCTTTGGTCTCTCCATCAAGGTGCTCAACTTCCAGAGAAGGTGA